One genomic segment of Nitrososphaerales archaeon includes these proteins:
- a CDS encoding S-methyl-5'-thioadenosine phosphorylase: protein MSDCADIAIIGGTGVYDSGLLKNKKEIKVFTPYGDPSDLITLGNYGGRRVAFIPRHGRGHRIPPHKINGRANIWALKQLGVKRILAPAAVGSMRKQLKPGHIAIPHQFVDFTKSRQYSFYDGGEVCHVSTADPFCPELRNFAIKTARSLKLNVHDKATYICIEGPRYSTRAESRFFKDYVNADVIGMTLVPECVLAREAEICYLSIATVTDYDVWADKPVSTKEVIETLHKNIQNTRKLLAELIPKISLVRKCECGKALEGAKL from the coding sequence ATGAGTGATTGTGCAGATATAGCAATAATAGGTGGAACGGGAGTGTATGATTCAGGCCTACTTAAAAACAAGAAGGAGATAAAGGTCTTCACGCCTTATGGTGATCCTTCTGATCTGATAACTTTGGGCAACTATGGAGGAAGGCGGGTAGCATTTATACCTAGACATGGAAGAGGTCATAGGATACCCCCTCATAAGATCAATGGTAGAGCAAACATATGGGCACTTAAGCAGCTGGGCGTTAAAAGGATACTTGCACCTGCTGCAGTTGGAAGCATGCGTAAACAACTCAAACCAGGACATATAGCTATACCGCATCAATTTGTTGATTTTACCAAATCAAGACAGTATTCGTTTTATGATGGCGGCGAAGTGTGTCATGTTTCAACCGCTGATCCATTCTGCCCTGAGCTTAGAAATTTCGCTATCAAGACCGCACGATCGCTAAAGCTGAACGTTCATGACAAAGCCACCTACATATGCATAGAGGGTCCAAGGTACTCAACTCGAGCCGAGTCAAGATTTTTCAAGGATTATGTAAACGCCGATGTGATAGGAATGACGCTTGTGCCTGAATGCGTTTTAGCAAGAGAAGCTGAAATCTGTTATCTTTCAATAGCCACGGTAACTGATTATGATGTATGGGCAGATAAACCTGTGAGCACTAAAGAGGTGATAGAAACACTACATAAGAATATTCAGAATACCAGAAAATTACTTGCAGAACTTATACCTAAGATTTCTTTAGTGAGAAAGTGCGAGTGTGGCAAGGCACTCGAAGGCGCCAAACTTTAG
- a CDS encoding adenine phosphoribosyltransferase, whose amino-acid sequence MNLESVIRSYQDFPKKGVLFRDISPILRDPKVMQYVVDQFYEYYKNKKIDLVAGIESRGFIFACALGLKFNKGMVIIRKQGKLPGKTLNLPYNIEYGNAVMEIQCDAINKGENVLIADDLIATGGTAKASAELIERLGGNVSGFAFVIELAGLKGRALLQGYDVYSLVKYDE is encoded by the coding sequence ATGAACCTTGAATCTGTGATACGGTCTTACCAAGACTTTCCAAAGAAGGGTGTACTCTTCAGGGACATTAGTCCTATCTTACGCGATCCGAAGGTAATGCAATACGTTGTTGACCAGTTTTACGAATATTATAAAAACAAGAAGATCGATCTAGTTGCTGGAATAGAGTCTAGAGGTTTTATCTTTGCTTGCGCGCTTGGTTTAAAGTTTAACAAAGGGATGGTGATAATACGAAAACAGGGGAAGCTGCCTGGTAAGACCTTGAATTTACCCTATAACATAGAATATGGTAACGCCGTAATGGAAATACAGTGCGATGCAATTAACAAGGGAGAAAATGTATTGATTGCTGATGACCTGATAGCTACCGGCGGTACGGCTAAGGCATCGGCAGAATTAATTGAAAGGCTTGGTGGAAACGTATCTGGTTTTGCCTTTGTAATAGAACTTGCAGGTTTGAAGGGTAGAGCGTTGCTGCAAGGCTATGATGTTTATTCATTGGTGAAGTATGATGAGTGA
- a CDS encoding MBL fold metallo-hydrolase has protein sequence MTTLTFYGGVNEIGGNKILLQDKDTRIFLDFGKSFNKYSTYFENYLKPRAANGVVDFIEMGLVPRIDGLYRNDLLEIGGMKGTNPNVDAVLLTHAHADHANHISFLHENIPVYMGETTNLILQALEERSFRDIENEILSFKRRPVNKNSGLVRRKVHTFRTGDKLKIGSVEVEPVHVDHSIPGAYGFIIQTSEGAVAYSGDVRLHGRRPQMTQEFIEKARESKPLALIMEGTRIKDEKVSESEQKVREECNGIVRRTDKFIAANFSFKDVDRLQTFYTIAKENNRKLVVSLKEAFFLKWLSQDQKLHVPNYDDDNIVIHVPKRGSGTYTDGDYGTKERMFIDLTNAWTAEQIRQNQSKVICAMTFFQFDELIDIKPKPYSILIYSTSEPHNEEQQFDYKRMEAWTEHFQMRIFQSHCSGHAYADDLMYIVKEINPENLFPVHTEYPAMFKQISRNITMVEENKTYSL, from the coding sequence ATGACGACCCTTACTTTTTATGGAGGTGTCAACGAAATTGGTGGAAACAAAATTCTTCTGCAAGATAAGGATACGAGGATCTTTCTTGATTTTGGAAAGAGTTTTAACAAATATTCCACATATTTTGAGAATTATTTGAAACCAAGAGCGGCCAACGGTGTAGTAGATTTTATAGAAATGGGATTGGTTCCGAGGATAGATGGCCTTTATAGAAATGATCTGTTAGAAATAGGTGGAATGAAGGGAACCAACCCCAATGTAGATGCAGTTTTGCTCACACATGCACATGCGGATCATGCTAATCACATCTCATTTTTGCATGAGAATATTCCAGTGTATATGGGGGAAACTACTAATCTGATACTACAAGCATTGGAGGAAAGAAGTTTTAGAGATATAGAGAACGAGATCTTGAGCTTCAAAAGGCGTCCGGTAAACAAGAATAGCGGATTAGTTAGAAGAAAGGTTCACACGTTTAGAACCGGAGACAAATTGAAGATCGGTTCTGTAGAAGTTGAACCTGTACATGTGGATCACTCCATTCCTGGAGCATATGGCTTCATAATACAAACAAGCGAAGGTGCAGTAGCATACAGCGGAGATGTTAGGTTGCACGGAAGAAGGCCTCAGATGACACAAGAATTTATCGAAAAAGCAAGGGAGTCAAAGCCCCTAGCATTGATAATGGAGGGAACTAGAATAAAGGATGAAAAAGTGTCAGAAAGTGAGCAGAAAGTAAGAGAGGAGTGTAATGGGATTGTTAGAAGGACAGACAAATTCATTGCAGCCAATTTTAGTTTCAAGGATGTTGATAGGCTGCAAACATTTTACACAATAGCGAAAGAAAATAACAGGAAACTCGTTGTATCGTTGAAGGAGGCATTTTTCTTGAAATGGTTAAGCCAAGACCAAAAATTACATGTTCCAAACTATGATGACGATAATATCGTTATACATGTACCAAAACGCGGAAGTGGTACCTATACTGACGGTGATTACGGAACAAAGGAACGCATGTTTATTGACCTTACCAATGCGTGGACCGCGGAACAGATCAGACAGAATCAGAGCAAGGTTATATGTGCGATGACATTCTTTCAATTCGATGAATTGATAGACATCAAGCCAAAGCCATATAGTATACTGATATATTCAACCAGCGAGCCCCATAATGAAGAGCAGCAGTTTGATTACAAGCGTATGGAGGCATGGACTGAACACTTTCAGATGCGTATATTCCAGAGTCACTGCTCCGGCCATGCATATGCCGATGATCTCATGTATATAGTCAAGGAGATTAATCCTGAGAATCTATTTCCAGTGCATACAGAGTATCCGGCAATGTTCAAACAAATATCTCGGAATATTACAATGGTGGAGGAAAACAAAACCTATTCTCTTTAG
- a CDS encoding transcriptional regulator encodes MSEDDSIEDLTSKVFRIVAENGKDGILQSELWKKLSLTSRDGSRLSIRLERRSLIKREKVLENGRWTYKLVAIKLPVDTSCIELAPCLTCPVEHMCSVDGAVSPNTCVLIENWVVNDIIKPEQLINISTERRHAPSRG; translated from the coding sequence TTGAGCGAAGATGACTCTATTGAGGACTTGACTTCTAAGGTCTTTCGTATTGTTGCCGAGAATGGTAAGGATGGAATCCTTCAAAGTGAACTTTGGAAGAAACTTAGTCTTACCAGTAGAGACGGCTCTAGACTATCCATAAGGTTGGAAAGACGGTCGCTAATAAAACGCGAAAAGGTTCTTGAGAATGGCAGATGGACATACAAACTTGTAGCAATAAAACTACCAGTTGATACTTCTTGTATTGAGTTGGCACCTTGCCTTACATGCCCAGTTGAGCATATGTGTTCCGTTGATGGAGCTGTAAGTCCAAACACGTGCGTTCTAATAGAAAACTGGGTTGTTAACGATATTATTAAGCCAGAACAATTAATTAACATTAGTACGGAAAGGAGACATGCGCCTTCAAGAGGCTAA
- a CDS encoding RlmE family RNA methyltransferase: protein MRLQEAKRDVYRRLARERGYRSRAALKLLEINRSYHLIRRGMYVVDLGCAPGGWLQVVKKFVGGRGKVLGVDIHPVEPISNVQTIVGDVNDPSLTERILAALGRKVDLVLSDVAPNIIGVWQLDHARQIDMAQNASKIAERILVKNGNAVFKAFEGSMLNELRDALKRKFSHVRLYKPKASRKASSEIYLICLGYKGSEDI, encoded by the coding sequence ATGCGCCTTCAAGAGGCTAAACGTGATGTATACAGAAGGTTGGCAAGAGAGCGTGGTTACAGAAGTAGAGCAGCCTTAAAGTTATTGGAGATCAACCGTTCTTACCATCTAATACGTAGGGGAATGTACGTTGTGGATCTTGGTTGTGCACCAGGCGGATGGTTACAGGTTGTAAAAAAATTTGTTGGAGGGCGTGGAAAGGTTCTTGGGGTAGATATACATCCTGTCGAACCGATATCAAATGTGCAAACTATTGTTGGTGATGTTAATGACCCCTCTCTTACGGAAAGGATCCTTGCAGCCTTGGGAAGAAAGGTCGATCTTGTATTGTCTGATGTGGCACCAAATATTATTGGTGTATGGCAACTTGATCATGCAAGACAGATAGACATGGCGCAGAATGCTTCAAAGATAGCGGAGAGAATACTTGTTAAAAACGGCAACGCGGTATTCAAGGCATTTGAGGGAAGCATGTTAAACGAGCTGCGAGATGCTCTAAAGAGAAAGTTTAGTCATGTGCGACTATACAAACCAAAGGCAAGCAGAAAGGCAAGCAGTGAAATCTATCTGATATGCTTAGGCTATAAGGGTTCTGAAGATATCTAA
- a CDS encoding tRNA (guanine(10)-N(2))-dimethyltransferase: MKSLQTIIEGNTKLVVPADSLTGTVPPRSPAFFNPNARLSRDLSIIAYSAYARNLSERNMADALAGVGARAIRAAVEVKELDEVYINDANPIAIDMAMESSRNNGVEKKCKFSVNEVCKFLIDHSSKGSRFGILDLDPFGTPAPYIDCALRAVVDEGLLSVTATDTPVLCGIYPNVCVRRYYGRSINVEYGNEIGLRLLLGLISMIASRLECGIKPLFVHSTRNYLRVYVRVNVGSQYAEKMPSMTGLIYHCIYCGNRTYADYNRDKICSNCKKPMKHAGPLWIKDIFDADFIIGAQLSVHACNVDKKCNKLFSLAREEIGMPPTYFTVDKISEGMKATPPSMSAIIEKLRSSGFSGARTSLNPMGFKTDAEYIEVLDIFRTLIA; the protein is encoded by the coding sequence ATGAAAAGTCTGCAGACTATTATAGAAGGTAACACAAAACTCGTAGTGCCCGCAGATTCATTGACAGGTACGGTTCCACCAAGAAGCCCAGCATTCTTTAATCCAAATGCAAGATTAAGTAGGGATCTATCGATTATTGCCTACAGTGCATATGCAAGGAATTTGAGTGAAAGGAACATGGCGGATGCTCTTGCTGGTGTTGGTGCGAGAGCTATTCGAGCGGCAGTAGAGGTTAAGGAGCTTGATGAAGTTTACATTAACGATGCCAACCCAATAGCAATCGATATGGCGATGGAATCAAGTAGGAACAACGGTGTTGAGAAAAAATGCAAGTTCAGTGTAAATGAGGTTTGCAAGTTTCTTATAGATCACTCGTCTAAGGGATCAAGGTTTGGCATACTAGATCTGGATCCATTTGGAACCCCTGCTCCATACATTGACTGTGCGCTTCGAGCTGTGGTTGATGAGGGTCTGTTGAGCGTAACTGCTACAGACACTCCTGTTCTATGTGGGATATATCCGAATGTGTGTGTTAGAAGGTACTATGGTAGATCGATCAATGTTGAATATGGCAACGAAATTGGATTGCGTTTGCTCCTTGGACTGATCTCTATGATTGCATCAAGACTAGAATGTGGTATAAAACCGCTATTCGTTCACAGTACGCGAAACTATCTACGAGTTTATGTTAGAGTAAATGTTGGCAGTCAATATGCAGAAAAAATGCCTAGCATGACAGGATTAATATACCACTGCATTTATTGTGGCAACAGAACATACGCAGACTATAATAGGGACAAGATTTGCAGCAACTGCAAGAAACCGATGAAACATGCAGGACCATTATGGATAAAAGATATCTTTGATGCAGATTTTATTATTGGAGCACAGCTTTCCGTTCATGCGTGTAATGTTGATAAGAAATGTAACAAGTTGTTTTCGCTTGCTAGGGAAGAGATAGGCATGCCTCCTACGTATTTCACTGTTGACAAGATTTCTGAGGGTATGAAGGCGACACCACCATCTATGTCTGCCATAATTGAGAAACTACGATCATCGGGTTTCTCAGGCGCACGAACAAGTTTGAATCCTATGGGATTCAAAACTGATGCAGAATACATTGAAGTATTAGATATCTTCAGAACCCTTATAGCCTAA